The following coding sequences are from one Triticum aestivum cultivar Chinese Spring chromosome 5A, IWGSC CS RefSeq v2.1, whole genome shotgun sequence window:
- the LOC123106807 gene encoding protein GL2-INTERACTING REPRESSOR 2 gives MDRSNGNGGVRNGGRLELQLNLSPPVGMEVDGHDDSGSSSPSSCVSSDGSPGSKSPMVIGACTRCLMYCMVAKKDYPTCINCKQPCLVDLLQNGGAGAGASGDGDKKRGKRK, from the coding sequence ATGGACCGCAGCAATGGCAACGGCGGCGTGAGGAACGGCGGGAGGCTGGAGCTGCAGCTTAACCTGTCGCCGCCGGTGGGGATGGAGGTGGACGGCCATGACGACAGCGGCTCGTCGTCGCCGAGCTCCTGCGTGTCGTCAGACGGCAGCCCTGGAAGCAAGTCGCCGATGGTGATCGGGGCCTGCACCCGGTGCCTCATGTACTGCATGGTGGCCAAGAAGGACTACCCCACCTGCATCAACTGCAAGCAGCCCTGCCTCGTGGACCTGCTGCAGaacggcggcgccggcgcgggcgcCTCCGGGGACGGCGACAAGAAGCGCGGCAAGCGCAAGTGA